A window of Dickeya zeae NCPPB 2538 contains these coding sequences:
- a CDS encoding acyl-CoA dehydrogenase family protein, with translation MKALTFNNVLKELDALGEKLRHAASQVESDRQQALSCLEDELLYTIAYIGIPPEFIPFRQWDYQACHYSDHIDMLEYLSRFDASGLMMLPGASLSARAVTTLGTPEQQAFFFSRFNKPPCWAFFAVTEPDVGSDTQSIASLLTPTENGYILTARKKFIGGGQLASVGLVFAREDNRQLLVMVEPEQAASHMTITPLQQFGLQGSNLTELEINGLAVTPDRILGHDRKGLNQGLAALGQVFERHRPMVSAMALGTAYGLLQVLDNAPLTADQQRWRAQQWRTYHLLRRQLSDIAVRYQSGQSHYHTTSQLKRHCTLFVETVAHRMPHLLSEQAWLEDTSLRRRCRDALAFEYMEGTANIHLMNSFRCYTARGGVCAHVS, from the coding sequence ATGAAAGCGCTTACGTTCAATAATGTATTAAAAGAATTGGATGCACTGGGCGAAAAATTACGGCACGCCGCCAGTCAGGTAGAATCCGATCGTCAGCAGGCTCTGTCCTGTCTCGAGGATGAACTGCTTTATACCATCGCCTATATCGGCATCCCACCCGAATTTATTCCCTTTCGACAGTGGGACTATCAGGCCTGCCACTACAGCGATCACATCGATATGCTGGAATACCTGAGCCGCTTTGATGCCAGCGGTTTGATGATGTTGCCCGGGGCGTCGCTGTCAGCGCGAGCGGTGACGACACTGGGTACGCCGGAGCAACAGGCGTTCTTCTTTTCCCGCTTTAATAAACCGCCCTGCTGGGCGTTTTTTGCTGTTACCGAGCCGGATGTCGGTTCCGATACACAATCGATCGCCTCGCTACTGACGCCGACAGAAAACGGTTACATACTGACTGCCCGCAAGAAATTTATCGGTGGCGGGCAGTTGGCATCCGTCGGGCTGGTTTTCGCCCGTGAAGATAACCGTCAACTGCTGGTCATGGTCGAGCCGGAACAGGCCGCATCCCATATGACTATCACGCCGCTGCAACAGTTCGGATTACAGGGCTCTAACCTGACGGAACTCGAGATTAACGGACTCGCTGTCACACCGGACCGCATTCTGGGCCATGACCGCAAAGGGCTGAATCAAGGGTTGGCCGCACTAGGGCAGGTGTTTGAACGCCACCGCCCGATGGTTAGCGCAATGGCGCTCGGCACCGCCTACGGGTTGCTGCAGGTGTTGGATAACGCCCCCTTAACGGCCGACCAACAGCGCTGGCGCGCTCAGCAATGGCGAACTTACCACCTACTGCGTCGGCAATTGTCGGACATCGCCGTGCGCTACCAGTCAGGTCAATCACACTATCACACCACCAGCCAGCTCAAACGGCACTGCACGCTGTTCGTGGAAACGGTGGCACACCGTATGCCGCACCTGTTGAGCGAACAAGCCTGGCTGGAAGACACATCGTTACGCCGCCGTTGTCGTGACGCACTGGCATTTGAATACATGGAAGGTACCGCCAATATTCACCTGATGAACAGCTTCCGCTGCTATACCGCCAGGGGAGGCGTCTGTGCCCACGTATCTTGA
- a CDS encoding 3-oxoacyl-[acyl-carrier-protein] synthase III C-terminal domain-containing protein, which produces MLGHIEAIEIAFPPNIQSLEDVAQEVGLSRLDIRMFDRFYGLRRFHGGPGTLDDLLTPVVDQIQHHQPQAFAAISHVVHCHTVPCVRVFDTASLTPSWLKRFPRQTEFASLTMGHCATPLTAAEWLLKQLSPGAFGLMLIGEKAFHPRVKLIKDTTLMGEAACAVLLTRNGNGPAILSRYTGQDGRFSIQQGADEHETSDFGQHYVDFTRQHLQAALDKAGITIDRVDWIAPHNVNLASWHRLAQLMHFPREKIFLENVPRYGHCFGADPFINLHQLQQQQRLHKGDTVLLVSVGLGATYSSLLIEI; this is translated from the coding sequence GTGCTGGGACACATTGAAGCGATAGAAATCGCATTTCCCCCCAACATTCAGTCGCTGGAGGATGTCGCGCAGGAAGTCGGCCTGAGTCGACTCGATATCCGCATGTTTGACCGCTTTTACGGACTACGCCGTTTTCATGGTGGCCCCGGCACGCTGGACGATCTACTGACGCCGGTTGTCGACCAGATACAACACCACCAGCCGCAGGCTTTCGCCGCCATCAGCCATGTAGTGCACTGTCATACCGTTCCCTGTGTACGGGTGTTCGACACCGCCAGCCTGACCCCTTCATGGCTGAAGCGCTTCCCACGCCAGACCGAGTTTGCCAGCCTGACCATGGGCCACTGCGCCACCCCACTAACGGCGGCAGAATGGTTACTCAAACAGCTCTCGCCCGGTGCGTTTGGTCTGATGCTGATCGGCGAGAAAGCGTTTCACCCCAGGGTCAAACTGATCAAAGACACGACGCTGATGGGTGAAGCCGCCTGTGCAGTATTACTGACCCGTAACGGTAACGGACCGGCCATCCTCAGCCGCTACACTGGGCAGGATGGCCGCTTCAGTATCCAGCAAGGCGCTGATGAACATGAAACATCAGATTTTGGGCAACATTATGTGGATTTTACCCGCCAGCATCTGCAGGCAGCGCTCGACAAGGCGGGGATCACCATAGACCGTGTCGACTGGATAGCGCCACATAACGTCAACCTTGCGTCATGGCATCGTCTGGCGCAATTGATGCATTTTCCACGGGAAAAAATCTTTCTGGAAAATGTCCCGCGATATGGTCACTGCTTTGGCGCGGATCCGTTTATTAATTTGCACCAGTTGCAGCAGCAACAACGTCTGCACAAAGGCGATACCGTATTGCTGGTCAGCGTCGGGTTGGGCGCCACCTACTCCTCGCTGCTGATTGAAATTTGA
- a CDS encoding acyl-CoA dehydrogenase family protein: MNDYARFLLPLKRLIEDTVSEGRHLGGQIDVAPEKARLTAQYSLAPMLNTLGVPADYQPTSWLEEQGDALRMLPLPLRCEAYESFGYIDPNLLFAAPGPGMAALVVENMGNQEQRDAFFSQFNRELTWSCFAMTEPEAGSDAQQIQTSAVKVDGGWLINGEKYLIGNGVIADTGVLFARTASGPLGINVFTFSPRHQDGVFAERIPINGIPGCNVSHLRLRDVFVPDSALLGQHLKPTERFARSAMVTFDSLRPCVGAIALGVARSVLDLTLQQRWSTPRAAWLLKARRQLQAAMAQVRMVCERFEQGENCGRDAGLAKITATRVAEHVVMAAIHHAPPAALGEYPRLAKAWRDVKAFEYTEGTTFIHLINHGYRGA, translated from the coding sequence GTGAATGATTACGCTCGCTTCCTTTTGCCCTTAAAGCGCCTGATTGAAGACACCGTGTCTGAAGGGCGCCACCTTGGCGGGCAAATCGACGTTGCCCCAGAGAAAGCGCGCCTGACGGCGCAATACTCACTGGCCCCCATGCTTAATACGCTGGGTGTCCCCGCTGATTACCAGCCAACGAGCTGGCTGGAGGAACAGGGTGACGCCCTGCGGATGTTACCATTACCCCTGCGCTGCGAGGCCTATGAATCGTTCGGTTATATCGATCCGAACCTGCTATTCGCCGCCCCTGGCCCCGGTATGGCGGCGCTGGTCGTCGAAAACATGGGCAACCAGGAACAGCGTGATGCATTCTTCTCCCAGTTTAATCGCGAGCTGACCTGGAGCTGTTTTGCCATGACCGAACCGGAAGCCGGCAGCGACGCACAACAAATCCAGACCAGCGCCGTCAAGGTGGATGGCGGCTGGCTGATCAACGGCGAGAAGTATCTGATTGGTAACGGTGTCATCGCCGATACCGGCGTATTGTTCGCCCGTACCGCATCCGGTCCGCTTGGCATTAATGTCTTCACGTTTTCACCACGTCATCAGGATGGCGTGTTCGCCGAACGTATCCCCATCAACGGAATACCCGGCTGCAACGTATCGCACCTGAGGCTTCGTGATGTGTTCGTACCGGACAGTGCACTGCTGGGACAACACCTGAAACCGACCGAGCGTTTTGCCCGTTCCGCGATGGTAACGTTCGATTCATTACGCCCTTGTGTCGGTGCTATTGCGCTGGGTGTAGCCCGTTCCGTACTCGATCTCACCTTGCAACAGCGTTGGTCTACGCCACGTGCCGCCTGGTTACTGAAAGCCCGACGTCAGTTGCAGGCCGCTATGGCGCAGGTACGCATGGTCTGTGAGCGTTTTGAACAAGGCGAAAACTGTGGGCGCGACGCCGGGCTTGCCAAAATTACCGCCACCCGGGTGGCCGAGCACGTGGTGATGGCCGCGATTCATCATGCGCCACCTGCCGCGTTGGGCGAGTATCCTCGTCTGGCGAAAGCCTGGCGTGACGTGAAGGCCTTTGAGTACACCGAAGGTACCACGTTCATCCACTTGATTAATCATGGTTATCGGGGGGCATAG
- a CDS encoding VOC family protein, which produces MKFSHLGYIVKDSDATIAAMTAFFPQIMVYRKKVSAQQIYVTFMNTTRQDMQIELVEPLPENRLLSGMLDKERKDCLPYHICFEVDDFNQKYQQLRADGWLALTRPFHAYPQGPLASHLYKPEAGIMEIMSGSTSLIAQGETA; this is translated from the coding sequence ATGAAATTCAGCCATCTTGGATATATCGTCAAAGATAGTGACGCGACTATCGCTGCGATGACGGCTTTTTTCCCCCAGATCATGGTGTATCGCAAGAAAGTCAGCGCCCAGCAGATTTACGTCACCTTCATGAACACCACCCGTCAGGATATGCAGATAGAACTGGTGGAGCCGCTGCCGGAAAACCGGCTGTTAAGTGGCATGCTGGACAAAGAACGCAAAGATTGCCTGCCGTACCACATTTGCTTTGAAGTCGATGACTTCAACCAGAAATACCAGCAGTTGCGTGCAGATGGCTGGCTGGCGCTGACGCGCCCGTTCCATGCCTACCCACAAGGACCGCTGGCCAGTCATCTGTACAAACCGGAGGCAGGCATCATGGAGATCATGTCCGGCAGTACCAGCCTGATCGCGCAAGGAGAAACCGCGTGA
- a CDS encoding AMP-binding protein produces MFSSVLNPIQTRIRENPQHLAIVNDEGSYTFAQLGMRVGAIRQALQQHRPRCVMIYGHKQLDAAAAMLACAFEAITFTFVDIANPAARIAHIVAVTQADMLLLACPPRTALPPLSIPLCTTASLPDTPSLTQPVRPAPEQIFYILTTSGSTGEPKGVKISYGNYDALASWAIPTLHGQQPGVHVNHACLSFDLGIMDIFLTLAAGKALVMLDHVNNIRPRKNLSLLTQPALRIDSWFSTPGFLEVMCSDPSFNQLTLPHLTCIAIGGEALLPPLVQTLHQRFPQATLLHCYGPTEAACMTHAARVTPDDLPTNPPLSLGHANDHNNVIIVDEHGEPLPVGMAGEIVLLGPQISPGYLPESDQRNRLFSWRQGQRSYHTGDIGYLNAQGNLFVKGRNDGQIKWMGNRIEIGEIEAAANQLDDVQQAVVVVRKQDNHVTELVLFIHLSPDTRERRDSFRRSLAQRLPAYMMPRVIRFTGPFPLTLHGKTDRQALMQQCQTDVLPEHGNSTTLYSSPK; encoded by the coding sequence ATGTTTTCGTCAGTTCTTAATCCGATTCAAACCCGGATACGGGAGAACCCACAGCATCTCGCCATCGTTAACGATGAAGGCAGCTATACCTTTGCGCAGCTAGGCATGCGGGTGGGAGCCATACGTCAGGCGCTACAGCAGCACCGACCGCGTTGCGTGATGATTTACGGCCACAAGCAACTGGATGCCGCCGCCGCCATGCTGGCCTGCGCGTTTGAGGCCATCACGTTCACCTTTGTCGATATCGCCAATCCAGCAGCCCGTATCGCGCATATTGTCGCAGTAACGCAAGCGGACATGCTATTGCTGGCCTGCCCGCCACGTACCGCGTTACCGCCGCTATCCATCCCGCTCTGTACTACCGCCTCGCTGCCGGATACCCCGTCGCTTACCCAGCCGGTCAGGCCTGCACCTGAACAGATATTTTATATTTTGACCACCTCAGGCAGCACTGGCGAGCCGAAGGGGGTGAAAATCAGTTATGGGAATTACGATGCGTTGGCAAGTTGGGCCATACCGACACTGCATGGACAACAACCTGGCGTACATGTGAATCATGCCTGCTTGTCGTTCGATCTGGGCATCATGGATATTTTCCTGACACTGGCAGCAGGTAAAGCATTGGTCATGCTGGACCACGTCAATAATATCCGCCCACGTAAGAACCTCTCACTGCTAACACAACCTGCATTACGGATAGACAGTTGGTTTTCCACACCGGGTTTTCTTGAAGTGATGTGCTCAGACCCGAGCTTCAATCAGCTCACATTGCCCCATCTGACATGTATCGCTATTGGCGGGGAAGCGCTATTGCCGCCACTGGTACAGACCCTGCATCAGCGTTTTCCACAAGCGACCTTGTTGCATTGCTATGGCCCAACCGAAGCCGCCTGTATGACACATGCAGCACGCGTGACGCCAGACGACCTCCCCACCAACCCTCCCTTATCACTCGGCCATGCTAATGATCATAACAACGTCATCATTGTAGATGAACACGGCGAACCGCTACCTGTCGGTATGGCCGGTGAAATTGTACTTCTCGGCCCACAAATCAGCCCTGGCTACCTGCCGGAATCTGATCAACGCAATCGCCTTTTTAGCTGGCGACAAGGCCAACGTAGTTACCATACTGGCGATATCGGCTATCTGAACGCACAGGGAAATCTATTTGTAAAAGGCCGCAATGATGGTCAGATCAAATGGATGGGTAACCGAATAGAAATCGGTGAAATCGAAGCGGCGGCAAACCAACTGGACGATGTACAACAAGCTGTCGTTGTTGTCCGAAAACAGGATAACCATGTGACAGAATTAGTGTTATTCATACACCTCTCTCCTGATACCCGCGAACGGCGCGATAGCTTTCGGCGCTCTCTGGCGCAACGGCTACCTGCGTATATGATGCCACGCGTCATCCGTTTCACCGGTCCGTTTCCCCTGACGTTACATGGCAAGACCGATCGACAGGCGTTGATGCAGCAATGCCAAACCGATGTGCTACCAGAGCACGGCAATAGCACGACGCTCTATAGCTCACCAAAATAG
- a CDS encoding AMP-binding protein — protein sequence MIASWQYLTSLLARFDGVHTPACHHIDGELTYHQLYHGALALAEHLRAHHVASGRPQPAPVILYGHKHPACLIAWWACLLTGHPVVPVETDNTDERLRFIANNIQAGLLLNATSQAAPQSGIPTLPVSLPEGDSVAARQPAARLADFCHQMGQAFGQHAVSGIAYIMFSSGTTGAPKGIQVSYANLAHFVRWAVEAFPLSGAISGNIRYCFDVAQYELWLAWHYRQPISVLDYRDFINTRKMIARHADAGIQTWVSTPSLTRNYLRDRAFCQDNLPHLKTFIFCGEVLTKELVATLWRVFPDCRIVNTYGPTECTVAITACDITPDMLNDDAPLPLGYVRPGVIVHIEAQADSDRGEIVISGPAVSEGYLNASPIQASRFVVHPDGTRHYRTGDLGSLRHNLLYFHGREDSELKIQGYRIALDDIENALREHPQVQDAIVTPWLLHNTPQGLQAFILSSQPDILPALADYLRRYFPLYMVPKFWYPVDHAALNHNSKLDRQRIAQQALDKGKRYVFVSS from the coding sequence ATGATCGCATCGTGGCAATACCTGACTTCCCTGCTGGCGCGCTTCGATGGTGTGCACACCCCGGCCTGCCATCACATTGACGGTGAGCTGACCTACCACCAGTTGTACCACGGCGCGCTGGCGCTGGCGGAACACCTGCGCGCACATCATGTCGCCAGCGGTCGCCCGCAACCGGCACCGGTTATCTTGTACGGGCACAAGCACCCGGCCTGCCTGATCGCCTGGTGGGCCTGCCTATTAACCGGCCACCCGGTGGTCCCGGTCGAAACCGATAACACCGACGAGCGCCTGCGTTTTATCGCCAACAACATTCAAGCCGGTTTGCTGCTCAACGCCACCAGTCAGGCCGCGCCGCAGAGTGGTATCCCAACGCTGCCGGTGTCACTGCCAGAGGGAGATAGCGTCGCCGCCCGTCAGCCCGCCGCCCGACTGGCTGATTTTTGCCATCAGATGGGGCAGGCGTTCGGCCAACACGCCGTCAGTGGCATCGCCTACATTATGTTTTCTTCCGGTACCACCGGTGCCCCCAAAGGTATCCAGGTGAGTTACGCCAATCTGGCGCACTTCGTTCGCTGGGCAGTCGAGGCCTTTCCCCTATCCGGCGCAATCAGCGGCAATATTCGTTACTGCTTTGACGTCGCCCAGTACGAGCTGTGGCTGGCGTGGCATTATCGCCAGCCAATTTCAGTGCTGGATTACCGCGATTTCATCAATACCCGCAAAATGATCGCCCGCCATGCCGATGCGGGTATCCAGACTTGGGTGAGCACACCGTCGCTCACCCGCAACTATCTGCGGGATCGGGCATTCTGTCAGGACAACCTGCCGCACCTGAAAACCTTTATCTTTTGCGGCGAAGTGCTGACAAAAGAGCTCGTCGCCACATTGTGGCGAGTATTCCCTGACTGCCGCATCGTCAATACCTACGGCCCGACAGAGTGTACAGTCGCCATTACCGCCTGCGACATCACCCCCGATATGCTCAATGACGATGCGCCGCTGCCGCTGGGCTATGTCCGCCCAGGCGTCATCGTGCACATTGAGGCGCAGGCGGACAGCGATCGCGGGGAAATCGTTATCAGCGGCCCGGCGGTGAGCGAAGGCTACCTGAACGCATCGCCAATTCAGGCATCACGCTTTGTGGTTCATCCCGACGGCACGCGTCACTACCGCACTGGTGATCTGGGCTCACTACGCCATAACCTGCTCTATTTTCACGGTCGGGAAGACAGCGAGTTAAAAATACAGGGCTACCGCATCGCCCTTGACGACATCGAAAATGCACTGCGGGAACACCCTCAGGTACAGGACGCGATTGTCACTCCGTGGCTATTACACAACACCCCTCAGGGGCTACAGGCGTTTATCCTGTCCAGTCAGCCGGATATTTTGCCAGCGCTGGCGGACTATTTACGCCGCTACTTTCCGCTCTATATGGTGCCCAAATTTTGGTATCCGGTAGACCACGCCGCGCTCAACCACAACAGCAAGCTAGACCGCCAGCGTATCGCACAACAGGCGCTTGATAAGGGTAAACGCTATGTTTTCGTCAGTTCTTAA
- a CDS encoding acyl carrier protein, producing the protein MSHDTDCPANTDYNPDFYYQKIVTAIGMVLETDDLSELHPHTDLERDLGFESGIFIELMMYLEEMIEGLSIDPVTLDSQQLSTIDSLSRFIHSQREHGVSCV; encoded by the coding sequence ATGTCACATGATACTGATTGCCCCGCTAACACCGACTACAACCCGGATTTTTATTACCAGAAGATCGTCACGGCGATCGGTATGGTGCTGGAAACCGATGACCTGTCGGAATTGCATCCGCACACCGATCTGGAGCGGGATTTAGGGTTTGAGAGCGGTATTTTCATCGAACTGATGATGTATCTGGAAGAGATGATCGAAGGATTATCGATAGACCCGGTAACACTGGATAGCCAGCAGCTCAGCACCATCGATTCGCTCAGCCGCTTCATTCACTCACAACGGGAGCATGGCGTCTCTTGTGTATGA
- a CDS encoding class I adenylate-forming enzyme family protein: protein MTNITHLTHWLDQAAKEAANKTAVIDTDREISWFMLRLQARQLADYLREKGVDKGDRVIVYMPNSLTFVLYFWALQYLGAIFIPLNPETKAGKLSWLVDNAGCRLLIADPALNDEITIAQVSEHWQQFNRHTRVCFSHEVAAALANEPYRISVECERLATGIDLDLACIIYTSGSTGHPKGVMLSRRNMITAASSVAGYLQLRDDDRIMSFIPMSFDYGLYQVIMSALAQCTLIVEPDFRRPLLALQRMVTLRATVLPIVPTMLRLIAPLASRYNFASIRTVTNTAAALHAGDIDQLRHIFPHARIYSMYGLTECHRCTYLPPEYLATHPQSVGIAIPNTELWVVDDKGQRHTRNATGELVIRGATVMCGYWRNDEKSAEKLRPGLLPGENVLYTGDICRLDDQGLLYFIGRRDEMLKSCGEKVAPKEVETVLNRHPQVVQVAVVGIPHAIYGDEIIACVVTRGDLNEKALSRWSKTQMESYMVPHRFLLMPQLPLNQNGKVNRTLLREQLMAGITVAACPQPGLME, encoded by the coding sequence ATGACGAACATTACCCATCTGACTCACTGGCTTGACCAGGCCGCCAAAGAAGCGGCCAATAAAACCGCCGTCATCGATACCGATCGCGAAATCAGCTGGTTTATGTTGCGCCTGCAAGCCCGACAACTGGCGGATTATTTGCGGGAAAAAGGGGTGGATAAAGGTGACCGGGTGATCGTCTACATGCCAAATTCACTGACGTTCGTGCTCTATTTCTGGGCGTTGCAATATCTGGGTGCGATCTTCATTCCACTGAACCCGGAAACCAAGGCCGGTAAACTCAGCTGGCTGGTGGATAACGCCGGATGTCGCCTGTTGATAGCCGACCCAGCCCTTAACGATGAAATCACCATCGCTCAGGTCAGTGAGCACTGGCAGCAGTTTAACCGCCACACGCGGGTCTGTTTTAGCCACGAGGTGGCTGCGGCACTGGCGAACGAACCGTACCGCATCTCCGTTGAGTGCGAGCGGCTCGCTACCGGCATTGACCTTGATCTGGCGTGCATTATCTACACGTCCGGTTCTACCGGTCACCCCAAGGGGGTGATGCTCAGCCGCCGCAATATGATTACCGCCGCCAGCTCAGTAGCCGGTTACCTGCAACTGCGCGACGATGACCGTATCATGTCGTTCATTCCGATGAGCTTCGACTACGGGTTATATCAGGTCATTATGTCTGCGCTGGCGCAGTGTACGTTAATCGTGGAGCCGGATTTCCGCCGACCCCTGTTAGCACTACAACGTATGGTCACCCTGCGCGCGACGGTGTTGCCTATCGTGCCGACCATGCTGCGACTGATCGCACCGTTGGCTTCGCGCTACAACTTCGCCTCGATTCGTACCGTCACCAACACCGCCGCTGCGCTGCATGCCGGTGATATCGACCAATTACGCCACATCTTTCCACACGCGCGCATCTACTCAATGTACGGGCTGACCGAGTGCCACCGTTGCACCTATCTGCCACCAGAGTACCTTGCCACCCATCCGCAAAGCGTCGGCATCGCGATTCCGAATACCGAACTGTGGGTGGTGGACGACAAGGGTCAGCGCCATACCCGCAATGCCACCGGCGAGCTGGTGATCCGCGGCGCGACCGTGATGTGCGGCTATTGGCGCAATGACGAGAAGAGTGCCGAGAAACTGCGCCCCGGTCTGCTGCCGGGCGAAAACGTCCTCTACACCGGCGATATCTGTCGGCTGGATGATCAGGGCCTGCTCTATTTCATCGGCCGTCGGGACGAAATGCTGAAAAGCTGCGGCGAGAAAGTCGCGCCCAAAGAAGTGGAAACCGTGCTTAACCGTCATCCGCAGGTGGTGCAAGTAGCCGTTGTCGGTATACCGCATGCGATTTACGGCGATGAAATCATCGCCTGTGTCGTTACCCGTGGCGATCTGAACGAAAAGGCATTGTCGCGCTGGAGCAAAACCCAGATGGAATCGTATATGGTGCCGCACCGTTTCCTGCTGATGCCGCAATTACCGCTGAATCAGAATGGTAAGGTCAACCGTACGTTGCTGCGGGAACAACTGATGGCAGGGATAACGGTAGCCGCCTGCCCACAACCCGGTTTGATGGAGTAA
- a CDS encoding type III PLP-dependent enzyme — protein sequence MADPAHPATQPDALFANGYVEEISVATIARHVGTPFYVYSARQLRRQLHHLYQQLPAGTAVYYSLKANPNLSVVKTLVEQGTGCEVCSPAELDTALAAGVLPQNILYVGPGKSLPALAHAMNCGIRAIVAESVTELDNINQLAAQAGTVQTVALRINPDFSSEHARLVMSGKPTQFGMTLDTLHTVLASLSRWPSIIVRGFHVYLGTRILNAQAIADNTRNILQLALNLRDQYQLTLDFVDIGGGFGVPYFPKETPLDLPALGDAIAPIMADFRRQAADTQIIIELGRYLVAEAGLFVTRVNTLKTAGGKTFAICDGGANCHSAAAGLNSMLRKNFPLLRLGDNQSRPLQPYQVSGPLCTPTDLLGDNVLLPTLAVGDLIGITHSGAYGLTASPGLFLSFGYPAEVMVDGHRLIQIRQPETTAQLLARQQPVELWHGEAS from the coding sequence ATGGCTGACCCTGCTCACCCCGCCACCCAGCCTGACGCGCTGTTTGCCAACGGCTATGTAGAAGAGATATCGGTTGCGACGATCGCCCGGCATGTCGGCACGCCTTTTTATGTCTACAGCGCCCGCCAGCTACGTCGTCAGCTTCATCATCTCTATCAGCAACTGCCAGCCGGAACAGCGGTGTACTATTCTCTGAAGGCGAACCCGAACCTGTCGGTAGTGAAAACGCTGGTGGAGCAAGGGACGGGGTGCGAGGTGTGTTCACCGGCGGAACTGGATACCGCGCTGGCAGCCGGTGTCTTACCGCAAAATATTCTGTATGTCGGGCCGGGCAAGTCGCTACCGGCACTGGCGCACGCCATGAATTGTGGTATCCGGGCGATTGTGGCGGAATCCGTCACCGAACTGGATAACATCAACCAGTTGGCGGCACAGGCTGGCACCGTGCAGACGGTGGCGCTACGTATCAACCCGGATTTCAGCAGCGAACACGCCAGACTGGTGATGAGCGGAAAACCCACCCAGTTCGGGATGACGCTAGATACGCTGCACACCGTGCTGGCCTCTCTGTCACGCTGGCCTTCCATTATTGTGCGCGGTTTTCATGTCTATCTGGGAACACGTATTCTCAACGCTCAGGCTATCGCCGACAACACCCGAAATATTCTGCAATTGGCGCTTAACCTGCGCGATCAATATCAATTAACGCTGGATTTTGTCGATATCGGCGGTGGTTTTGGCGTTCCTTATTTCCCCAAGGAAACACCGCTGGATCTGCCCGCATTGGGTGACGCTATCGCGCCGATTATGGCGGACTTCCGCCGCCAGGCCGCCGATACGCAAATCATTATTGAACTGGGGCGCTATCTGGTGGCGGAAGCGGGCCTGTTCGTTACCCGAGTCAACACCCTGAAAACCGCCGGTGGAAAAACATTTGCCATTTGCGATGGTGGTGCCAATTGCCATAGTGCGGCGGCAGGGCTGAACAGCATGCTGCGTAAAAACTTCCCACTACTACGGCTGGGTGATAACCAATCTCGTCCATTGCAGCCTTATCAGGTCAGCGGACCGCTTTGCACCCCTACCGACCTGCTGGGCGACAACGTGCTGCTGCCGACGCTGGCGGTCGGCGACCTGATCGGTATCACCCATTCTGGCGCTTATGGGTTAACCGCCTCACCCGGTTTGTTCCTGAGCTTCGGTTACCCGGCGGAAGTGATGGTGGATGGACACCGGCTGATTCAGATTCGCCAGCCAGAGACCACGGCACAGTTACTGGCTCGCCAACAGCCGGTTGAGCTCTGGCACGGAGAGGCATCATGA
- a CDS encoding helix-turn-helix transcriptional regulator, translating to MSISFSNVDFINSTIQNYLNRKLKSYGDLKYAYLIMNKKKPTDVVIISNYPSEWVEIYRSNNYQHIDPVILTAINKISPFSWDDDLVISSKLKFSRIFNLSKEYDIVNGYTFVLHDPANNLATLSFMFEEKRSGELEEIVQNNKEKLQMLLISAHEKLTSLYREMSKNRNNSKSQEPNLFSQRENEILYWASMGKTYQEIALILGITTSTVKFHIGNVVKKLGVLNAKHAIRLGVEMNLIKPVEPVKARS from the coding sequence ATGTCTATATCATTCTCTAACGTTGACTTCATTAATAGCACAATACAAAACTATCTTAACCGAAAGTTAAAGAGCTATGGCGACCTGAAATACGCCTATTTGATCATGAATAAGAAAAAGCCGACGGACGTGGTCATTATTTCTAATTATCCATCGGAATGGGTTGAGATTTATCGGAGTAATAATTATCAACACATTGACCCGGTTATTCTGACGGCGATTAATAAAATCTCTCCTTTCTCCTGGGATGATGACCTGGTTATCAGCTCAAAATTAAAATTCTCCAGAATATTCAATCTCTCCAAAGAATACGACATTGTTAACGGTTATACATTTGTGTTACATGACCCAGCTAATAATCTGGCTACATTGTCTTTCATGTTTGAAGAAAAACGCAGCGGAGAACTGGAAGAAATTGTCCAGAATAATAAAGAAAAACTGCAAATGCTGTTGATTTCCGCCCATGAGAAGCTCACCTCCCTTTACCGGGAGATGAGCAAAAACAGAAATAACAGCAAGTCGCAGGAACCTAATCTTTTCTCACAACGAGAAAATGAAATTCTCTACTGGGCAAGTATGGGAAAAACGTATCAGGAAATTGCACTTATTCTTGGTATTACCACCAGCACCGTTAAATTTCATATTGGTAATGTTGTGAAAAAATTGGGTGTACTGAATGCTAAACACGCTATCCGGCTTGGGGTCGAAATGAACCTGATCAAGCCAGTGGAACCAGTAAAGGCAAGGTCTTAA